A genomic region of Equus caballus isolate H_3958 breed thoroughbred chromosome 1, TB-T2T, whole genome shotgun sequence contains the following coding sequences:
- the ADD3 gene encoding gamma-adducin isoform X1 codes for MSSDASQGVVTTPPPPSMPHKERYFDRINENDPEYIRERNMSPDLRQDFNMMEQRKRVTQILQSPAFREDLECLIQEQMKKGHNPTGLLALQQIADYIMTNSFSGFTSPPLSLGMVTPINDLPGADTSSYVKGEKLTRCKLASLYRLADLFGWAHLANTYISVRISKEQDHIIIIPRGLSFSEATASNLVKVNIIGEVVDQGSTNLKIDHTGFSPHAAIYSTRPDVKCVIHIHTLATAAVSSMKCGILPISQESLILGDVAYYDYQGSLDEQEERIQLQKVLGPSCKVLVLRNHGVVALGETVEEAFHYIFNVQIACEIQVRALAGAGGVDNLLVLDLQKYKAFTCTIAASGGGGVNMGSHQKWKVGEIEFEGLMRTLDNLGYRTGYAYRHPLIREKPRHKSDVEIPATVTAFSFEDDTVPLSPLKYMAQRQQREKTRWLNSPNTYMKVNVPEESRNGETSPRTKITWMKAEDSSKVSSGTPIKIEDPNQFVPLNTNPNEVLEKRNKIREQNRYDLKTAGPQSQLLAGIVVDKPPSTMQFEDDDQAPPAPPNPFSHLTEGELEEYKKTIERKQQGLEDAEQELLSDDASSISQIQSQTQSPQNIPEKLEENHELFSKSFISMEVPVMVVNGKDDMHDVEDELAKRVSRLTTSTTIENIEITIKSPEKIEEVLSPEGSPSKSPSKKKKKFRTPSFLKKNKKKEKVEA; via the exons ATGAGTTCAGATGCCAGCCAAGGCGTGGTCActactcctcctcctcccagcatGCCTCACAAAGAGAGGTATTTTGACCGCATCAATGAAAATGACCCTGAATACATTAGGGAGAGGAACATGTCTCCTGATCTACGACAAGACTTCAATATGATGGAGCAGAGGAAACGAGTTACTCAGATCTTGCAAAGTCCT GCCTTTCGGGAAGACCTGGAATGTCTTATTCAAGAACAGATGAAGAAAGGCCACAACCCAACTGGATTACTAGCATTACAACAGATTGCAGATTACATCATGACCAATTCTTTTTCAGGCTTTACTTCACCTCCCCTCA GTCTCGGCATGGTCACACCTATCAATGACCTTCCTGGGGCAGATACATCCTCATACGTGAAGGGAGAAAAACTTACTCGCTGTAAACTTGCCAGCCTGTACAGACTTGCGGACTTGTTTGGATGGGCACACCTGGCAAATACCTACATCTCA gtaAGAATAAGTAAGGAGCAAGACCACATTATAATAATTCCCAGAGGTCTGTCTTTTTCTGAAGCCACAGCCTCCAATTTG GTGAAAGTCAACATAATAGGAGAAGTGGTTGATCAGGGAAGTACTAATTTGAAAATTGACCATACAGGATTCAGTCCCCATGCTGCAATCTATTCAACACGACCTGATGTTAAGTGTGTGATACACATCCATACCCTTGCAACAGCAGCT GTATCCTCCATGAAGTGCGGCATCCTTCCAATTTCTCAAGAGTCCCTGATCCTGGGAGATGTTGCCTATTACGACTACCAAGGGTCGCTTGATGAACAGGAGGAGAGAATTCAACTGCAGAAAGTTCTGGGGCCAAGTTGCAAG GTGCTGGTACTCAGAAATCATGGTGTGGTGGCACTTGGAGAAACAGTTGAGGAGGcgtttcattatatttttaatgtgcaGATAGCCTGTGAGATTCAG GTGCGGGCATTAGCAGGGGCAGGTGGAGTGGACAATCTACTTGTACTGGATCTTCAGAAGTATAAAGCTTTCACTTGCACTATAGCAGCatctggaggaggaggagtgaaTATGGGTTCCCACCAAAAATGGAAAGTTGGCGAGATTGAGTTTGAAGGGCTGATGAGGACTCTGGACAATTTG GGGTATAGAACAGGCTATGCTTACCGGCATCCTCTCATTCGAGAGAAGCCTAGGCACAAGAGTGACGTGGAAATCCCAGCGACTGTGACTGCATTTTCCTTTGAAGACGATACAGTGCCACTCTCTCCTCTCAAATACATGGCTCAGAGACAGCAGCGTGAAAAAACAAGATGGCTGAACTCACCAAATACTTACATGAAAGTCAATGTGCCTGAGGAGTCTCGGAATGGGGAAACCAGTCCCAGGACCAAAATCACA TGGATGAAAGCAGAAGATTCTTCTAAAGTTAGTAGTGGAACACCTATCAAAATTGAAGATCCAAATCAGTTTGTTCCTTTAAACACAAACCCGAATGAGGtactggaaaagagaaataag ATTCGAGAACAAAACCGATATGACTTGAAAACAGCAGGACCACAATCTCAGTTGCTTGCTGGAATTGTTGTGGATAAGCCTCCTTCT acCATGCAGTTTGAAGATGACGATCAAGCCCCACCAGCTCCTCCCAACCCCTTCAGTCATCTCACAGAAGGAGAACTTGAAGAGTATAAGAAGACAATCGAACGTAAACAGCAAGGCCTGGAAG ATGCTGAGCAGGAATTACTCTCAGATGACGCTTCATCTATTTCACAAATTCAGTCTCAAACTCAGTCACCGCAAAATATCCCTGAAAAATTAGAAG AAAACCATGAGCTATTTTCCAAGAGTTTCATCTCCATGGAAGTGCCTGTCATGGTAGTAAATGGCAAGGATGATATGCATGATGTTGAAGATGAGCTTGCTAAACGAGTGAGTAGATTAACTACAAGCACGACCATAGAAAACATCGAGATTACCATTAAGTCTCcagaaaaaattgaagaagtcCTGTCACCTGAAGGTTCGCCTTCAAAATCACCAtcgaagaaaaagaagaaattccgcactccttcttttctgaaaaagaacaaaaaaaaggagaaagttgaagcctaa
- the ADD3 gene encoding gamma-adducin isoform X2, which produces MSSDASQGVVTTPPPPSMPHKERYFDRINENDPEYIRERNMSPDLRQDFNMMEQRKRVTQILQSPAFREDLECLIQEQMKKGHNPTGLLALQQIADYIMTNSFSGFTSPPLSLGMVTPINDLPGADTSSYVKGEKLTRCKLASLYRLADLFGWAHLANTYISVRISKEQDHIIIIPRGLSFSEATASNLVKVNIIGEVVDQGSTNLKIDHTGFSPHAAIYSTRPDVKCVIHIHTLATAAVSSMKCGILPISQESLILGDVAYYDYQGSLDEQEERIQLQKVLGPSCKVLVLRNHGVVALGETVEEAFHYIFNVQIACEIQVRALAGAGGVDNLLVLDLQKYKAFTCTIAASGGGGVNMGSHQKWKVGEIEFEGLMRTLDNLGYRTGYAYRHPLIREKPRHKSDVEIPATVTAFSFEDDTVPLSPLKYMAQRQQREKTRWLNSPNTYMKVNVPEESRNGETSPRTKITWMKAEDSSKVSSGTPIKIEDPNQFVPLNTNPNEVLEKRNKIREQNRYDLKTAGPQSQLLAGIVVDKPPSTMQFEDDDQAPPAPPNPFSHLTEGELEEYKKTIERKQQGLEENHELFSKSFISMEVPVMVVNGKDDMHDVEDELAKRVSRLTTSTTIENIEITIKSPEKIEEVLSPEGSPSKSPSKKKKKFRTPSFLKKNKKKEKVEA; this is translated from the exons ATGAGTTCAGATGCCAGCCAAGGCGTGGTCActactcctcctcctcccagcatGCCTCACAAAGAGAGGTATTTTGACCGCATCAATGAAAATGACCCTGAATACATTAGGGAGAGGAACATGTCTCCTGATCTACGACAAGACTTCAATATGATGGAGCAGAGGAAACGAGTTACTCAGATCTTGCAAAGTCCT GCCTTTCGGGAAGACCTGGAATGTCTTATTCAAGAACAGATGAAGAAAGGCCACAACCCAACTGGATTACTAGCATTACAACAGATTGCAGATTACATCATGACCAATTCTTTTTCAGGCTTTACTTCACCTCCCCTCA GTCTCGGCATGGTCACACCTATCAATGACCTTCCTGGGGCAGATACATCCTCATACGTGAAGGGAGAAAAACTTACTCGCTGTAAACTTGCCAGCCTGTACAGACTTGCGGACTTGTTTGGATGGGCACACCTGGCAAATACCTACATCTCA gtaAGAATAAGTAAGGAGCAAGACCACATTATAATAATTCCCAGAGGTCTGTCTTTTTCTGAAGCCACAGCCTCCAATTTG GTGAAAGTCAACATAATAGGAGAAGTGGTTGATCAGGGAAGTACTAATTTGAAAATTGACCATACAGGATTCAGTCCCCATGCTGCAATCTATTCAACACGACCTGATGTTAAGTGTGTGATACACATCCATACCCTTGCAACAGCAGCT GTATCCTCCATGAAGTGCGGCATCCTTCCAATTTCTCAAGAGTCCCTGATCCTGGGAGATGTTGCCTATTACGACTACCAAGGGTCGCTTGATGAACAGGAGGAGAGAATTCAACTGCAGAAAGTTCTGGGGCCAAGTTGCAAG GTGCTGGTACTCAGAAATCATGGTGTGGTGGCACTTGGAGAAACAGTTGAGGAGGcgtttcattatatttttaatgtgcaGATAGCCTGTGAGATTCAG GTGCGGGCATTAGCAGGGGCAGGTGGAGTGGACAATCTACTTGTACTGGATCTTCAGAAGTATAAAGCTTTCACTTGCACTATAGCAGCatctggaggaggaggagtgaaTATGGGTTCCCACCAAAAATGGAAAGTTGGCGAGATTGAGTTTGAAGGGCTGATGAGGACTCTGGACAATTTG GGGTATAGAACAGGCTATGCTTACCGGCATCCTCTCATTCGAGAGAAGCCTAGGCACAAGAGTGACGTGGAAATCCCAGCGACTGTGACTGCATTTTCCTTTGAAGACGATACAGTGCCACTCTCTCCTCTCAAATACATGGCTCAGAGACAGCAGCGTGAAAAAACAAGATGGCTGAACTCACCAAATACTTACATGAAAGTCAATGTGCCTGAGGAGTCTCGGAATGGGGAAACCAGTCCCAGGACCAAAATCACA TGGATGAAAGCAGAAGATTCTTCTAAAGTTAGTAGTGGAACACCTATCAAAATTGAAGATCCAAATCAGTTTGTTCCTTTAAACACAAACCCGAATGAGGtactggaaaagagaaataag ATTCGAGAACAAAACCGATATGACTTGAAAACAGCAGGACCACAATCTCAGTTGCTTGCTGGAATTGTTGTGGATAAGCCTCCTTCT acCATGCAGTTTGAAGATGACGATCAAGCCCCACCAGCTCCTCCCAACCCCTTCAGTCATCTCACAGAAGGAGAACTTGAAGAGTATAAGAAGACAATCGAACGTAAACAGCAAGGCCTGGAAG AAAACCATGAGCTATTTTCCAAGAGTTTCATCTCCATGGAAGTGCCTGTCATGGTAGTAAATGGCAAGGATGATATGCATGATGTTGAAGATGAGCTTGCTAAACGAGTGAGTAGATTAACTACAAGCACGACCATAGAAAACATCGAGATTACCATTAAGTCTCcagaaaaaattgaagaagtcCTGTCACCTGAAGGTTCGCCTTCAAAATCACCAtcgaagaaaaagaagaaattccgcactccttcttttctgaaaaagaacaaaaaaaaggagaaagttgaagcctaa